One window of the Lynx canadensis isolate LIC74 chromosome D3, mLynCan4.pri.v2, whole genome shotgun sequence genome contains the following:
- the ZNF407 gene encoding zinc finger protein 407 isoform X2, with amino-acid sequence MMDTEKKPENDEDENANKEAGDSRDVSSHDVDCGPVVDAVANSSENSTSKRGFSESSNLGSVTVGQDGNKHASKRMKLSAEAEHLKREERGARGLEASESTVPEGHIPLGEAVKETLLNERPDGGTSLPSAFSSPPSLSTTDAVSPKTDTEGKSAREMVSLDPGRESPLPPKEMSVGCTVGNVDTVFKCDVCGHLFSSCTDLEKHAECHLQPPGEHACCHCSHKAESSAALHAHVRQTHGPQRVFSCDLCGFQCVEENLLNAHYLGKTHLRRQNLAARGGFVQILTKQPFPKKPCSMGTKSVRVKPRASKPVAKASDSKGLRDVGSKFKDFRGGLSQQSGSSSELLVEMTPSRDPSSETVEIVEENVTSLGIARNPENQNKTKKLALVSSEGLLDKVESSRSSLQAAHSISAGSRPRPERNVLTLGGSFRRRSGTFTLKGQAKKRFNLLGISKRATTDAQRVFMKHLRTQVRTGDAESASRHAEASGGVHSLCVTSPETRDLKQDRRSSHLACSLDSPAARPAAAQQTCPCTDCAQVATERTELETRGEGCPTGDVKLRFEECDFSSPSRRDSDKHLYDTQHQHTASVLRCQRCSFSSENEPGLTDHMKEKHNMCFVCTPCSLFFLSEKDLEEHRTTEKHVPLLVQPEASQPRNSDLVLQSLPLSTLESENTRDALSEPGKAAQEEPVKSRVSHGHEVRHSSKPQFQCKKCFYKTRSSTVLTRHIKLRHGQDYHFLCKACNLYSLSKEGMEKHIKRSKHLENAKKNNIGLSFEECIERVCIGANDKKEEFHVSGNGRIEGHVEGAQLQEHVCLEKSVLTTKELSQSGGMTKEGEVTLTATPKRGRPKGNISRTCSHCGLLASSITNLTVHIRRKHSHQYSYLCKVCKYYTVTKGDMERHCATKKHKGRVEVEASGKQSSDIIVGPEGGNLEACRKSATSAVSGEHANKSAESDASVSEKPGAERGNPTEVEVAGVCHSVDGEADSRLPDKKEQMCLEPEGPVQQGDATGVSDNKCVHCEFSAHSSASLELHVKRKHTKEFAFYCMACDYYAVTRREMTRHAATEKHKVKRQSYLNSSDMEAGSADVPRSIIISNEQHQQNSEEYQVISDQPSEEILKSRSTADCSVLDENTHLGVAKALRAPDSVEIETGDESNLSEEHSFCETFQQPLAGEKALKPEDVSLTVSSDCASPSRFQSENAGSSALDYEPVERSHSMLNDIGGAGTRGESDVGRVGENASETLSKRGCPGGLGGGHLAESTVPVVMTRTGQEPDLESRGQNDVGSMHSSEDLKDGTQEDPVLQNKEILMNSQHETKIILEEDGLASDSTVESNDVYETIISIDDKGQAVYSFGRFDSSIIRIKSPEDGELLDQSEEGLITTGVRIGELPLKDCAQGVKKKKCEGSSFGESTRIRCDDCGFLADGLSGLNVHIAMKHPTKEKHFHCLLCGKSFYTESNLHQHLASAGHLRNEQASVEELPEGGATFKCVKCTEPFDSEQNLFLHIKGQHEELLREVNKYIVEDTEQINREREENQGNVCKYCGKMCRSSNSMAFLAHIRTHTGSKPFKCKICHFATAQLGDARNHVKRHLGMREYKCHVCGVAFVMKKHLNTHLLGKHGVGTPKER; translated from the exons ATGATGGATACTGAGAAGAAGCCAGAGAACGATGAGgatgaaaatgcaaacaaagaaGCAGGAGACTCGAGAGATGTCTCATCTCATGATGTAGATTGTGGGCCCGTAGTTGATGCGGTAGCAAATTCCTCTGAAAACTCCACAAGCAAGAGAGGTTTTTCAGAATCCTCAAACCTCGGCAGCGTCACCGTGGGGCAAGATGGAAATAAACATGCTTCCAAACGAATGAAGTTATCGGCCGAGGCAGAGCACCTAAAGCGTGAAGAGCGGGGCGCTCGCGGGCTGGAAGCTTCTGAGAGCACGGTCCCCGAAGGGCACATCCCGTTGGGTGAGGCAGTGAAGGAGACCCTCCTGAATGAACGCCCCGATGGAGGCACGAGTCTCCCCAGTGCCTTCTCCTCGCCTCCCAGTTTGAGCACCACTGATGCTGTTTCTCCGAAAACAGACACCGAAGGAAAGTCTGCTAGGGAAATGGTTTCCCTTGACCCGGGAAGAGAATCTCCTTTGCCCCCGAAAGAGATGAGTGTCGGTTGTACTGTTGGAAACGTAGATACGGTCTTCAAGTGCGACGTATGTGGTCATCTGTTTTCCTCCTGCACTGACTTGGAAAAGCATGCTGAGTGTCACCTGCAGCCACCTGGGGAACACGCCTGCTGCCACTGCAGCCACAAAGCAGAGAGCAGCGCGGCGTTGCACGCGCACGTCCGGCAGACCCACGGGCCGCAGCGGGTCTTTTCTTGCGATCTCTGCGGCTTTCAGTGCGTGGAAGAAAACCTGTTGAATGCACATTATCTTGGCAAAACACACCTCCGGCGTCAGAATCTTGCTGCTCGTGGAGGATTTGTACAGATCTTAACAAAACAGCCCTTTCCCAAGAAACCTTGTTCCATGGGAACAAAAAGTGTTCGCGTGAAACCGAGAGCTTCTAAGCCAGTAGCAAAGGCTAGTGATTCAAAAGGATTACGAGACGTTGGAAGCAAATTTAAAGATTTCAGAGGGGGCCTTTCTCAGCAAAGCGGAAGTAGCAGTGAGCTGCTTGTCGAAATGACGCCGTCCAGGGATCCTTCGTCAGAAACAGTAGAGATCGTTGAAGAAAATGTAACTTCTCTCGGCATAGCTCGAAATcctgaaaaccaaaataaaactaaaaagttaGCTCTGGTCAGCTCAGAGGGTCTCTTAGATAAGGTGGAATCTTCCAGAAGTAGCCTACAGGCAGCGCACAGTATCAGCGCAGGCtcgagaccaagacctgagcgaAACGTCCTCACGTTGGGCGGTAGCTTCCGTCGACGAAGCGGCACTTTTACTTTAAAGGGCCAGGCCAAGAAAAGGTTTAATCTTTTAGGAATTAGTAAACGAGCAACTACTGATGCGCAGAGGGTGTTTATGAAACACTTGAGAACCCAGGTGAGAACAGGTGACGCAGAGTCTGCATCCAGACACGCAGAAGCGAGTGGCGGTGTCCACAGTCTGTGTGTGACTTCCCCAGAAACACGGGACCTGAAGCAGGACAGAAGAAGCTCCCACCTCGCGTGCTCCCTGGACTCTCCTGCCGCGAGGCCAGCTGCCGCCCAGCAGACGTGTCCTTGTACGGACTGTGCTCAAGTAGCTACAGAAAGGACGGAGCTGGAGACCCGTGGGGAGGGGTGCCCCACCGGAGACGTGAAGCTTCGCTTCGAGGAGTGTGACTTTTCCAGCCCGTCGAGGAGGGACTCGGACAAGCATTTGTACGACACCCAGCACCAGCACACCGCCAGTGTCCTCCGTTGTCAGCGCTGTTCGTTTAGTTCCGAGAACGAACCAGGTCTTACAGACCACATGAAGGAAAAGCACAATATGTGTTTTGTCTGTACTCCTTGTAGTCTGTTCTTCTTGTCTGAGAAGGACCTGGAGGAGCACAGAACAACTGAGAAGCACGTTCCTTTATTGGTTCAGCCAGAGGCTTCTCAGCCGCGTAACAGTGATTTGGTGTTACAGTCTTTACCCTTAAGTACTTTAGAATCAGAAAATACAAGAGATGCTCTGAGTGAGCCCGGTAAAGCAGCTCAGGAAGAGCCCGTTAAGTCCAGGGTGAGCCATGGACATGAAGTCAGGCATTCCAGTAAGCCTCAGTTTCAGTGTAAGAAGTGTTTTTATAAAACAAGGTCTTCCACTGTCCTCACGAGACACATAAAGCTCCGGCATGGTCAGGACTACCACTTTCTGTGTAAAGCATGTAATCTTTATTCGTTGAGCAAAGAAGGCATGGAGAAGCACATTAAGAGAAGCAAGCATCTTgaaaatgccaagaaaaataaCATCGGCTTGAGTTTTGAAGAATGTATTGAAAGGGTGTGTATAGGTGCAAACGATAAAAAGGAAGAGTTTCATGTTTCTGGAAATGGCAGGATAGAAGGCCACGTGGAAGGTGCACAGTTACAGGAGCATGTCTGCCTCGAAAAGAGCGTGCTGACTACCAAGGAACTGTCACAGTCCGGCGGAATGACCAAAGAAGGGGAGGTCACTTTGACTGCCAccccaaagagagggagaccgaaaGGTAACATCTCACGGACATGTTCTCATTGTGGTCTCTTGGCCTCTAGTATCACAAACTTGACTGTTCACATTCGACGAAAGCACAGTCACCAGTACAGTTACTTGTGCAAAGTGTGTAAGTATTACACCGTAACCAAGGGAGACATGGAGCGTCACTGTGCCACTAAGAAGCATAAAGGACGAGTAGAAGTAGAAGCCAGCGGCAAACAAAGTTCAGACATCATTGTCGGCCCTGAAGGGGGTAACCTTGAAGCCTGTAGAAAGAGTGCCACGTCAGCGGTTTCAGGGGAGCACGCTAACAAGTCCGCTGAGTCAGATGCCTCTGTTTCAGAAAAGCCAGGAGCAGAGCGTGGAAATCCAACTGAAGTCGAAGTGGCAGGTGTGTGTCATTCTGTAGATGGGGAAGCTGACAGCCGTCTTCCTGATAAAAAGGAACAGATGTGTCTGGAACCGGAGGGCCCTGTCCAGCAGGGGGACGCTACGGGTGTAAGCGATAATAAGTGTGTACACTGTGAGTTTAGTGCCCACTCTTCTGCTTCTCTAGAGCTGCACGTAAAACGGAAGCATACAAAGGAATTTGCTTTTTATTGCATGGCGTGCGATTACTACGCCGTGACCCGTCGAGAGATGACGAGGCATGCAGCCACAGAGAAACACAAGGTGAAAAGGCAGTCTTACCTGAACTCTTCGGACATGGAAGCAGGTTCTGCAGACGTGCCCAGGAGTATCATCATATCCAACGAGCAGCATCAGCAAAATTCTGAGGAATATCAAGTGATTTCAGACCAGCCGTCTGAAGAAATTCTGAAATCTAGAAGTACCGCTGACTGTTCTGTTTTGGATGAGAATACTCATCTAGGTGTGGCTAAAGCACTCCGTGCTCCCGACTCAGTAGAAATTGAGACTGGAGATGAATCTAACCTCAGTGAAGAGCATTCCTTCTGTGAAACTTTCCAACAGCCCCTTGCCGGGGAAAAAGCTCTGAAACCCGAGGATGTGTCCCTTACTGTTTCCTCTGATTGTGCCTCCCCGAGCAGATTTCAGAGTGAAAATGCAGGAAGCTCAGCCTTGGATTATGAGCCAGTAGAGAGAAGCCACAGCATGCTGAATGACATTGGTGGTGCAGGCACGCGTGGCGAGAGTGATGTGGGACGTGTGGGCGAGAATGCAAGTGAAACCCTGAGCAAACGTGGATGTCCTGGAGGTTTAGGGGGAGGGCATCTGGCCGAAAGCACCGTCCCTGTTGTGATGACAAGGACGGGACAGGAGCCAGACCTGGAGAGCCGTGGTCAGAACGACGTTGGAAGTATGCACAGTTCAGAGGACTTGAAAGATGGTACCCAAGAAGACCCCGTTCTACAGAACAAGGAGATTCTGATGAATTCCCAGCATGAAACTAAAATTATCTTGGAAGAGGATGGTCTGGCTTCCGATAGCACAGTTGAAAGTAACGATGTGTATGAAACTATAATCAGCATTGATGACAAAGGACAGGCCGTGTACAGTTTTGGCCGGTTTGATTCTTCCATAATAAGAATAAAGAGCCCTGAAGATGGTGAGTTGTTGGACCAGTCTGAAGAGGGTCTCATAACCACAGGCGTGAGGATCGGTGAGTTGCCCTTAAAAGACTGTGCCCAAGGTGTGAAAAAGAAGAAGTGTGAAGGTAGTTCCTTTGGTGAATCCACACGAATTCGTTGCGATGATTGTGGCTTCTTAGCAGATGGTTTGAGTGGACTGAATGTGCACATAGCCATGAAGCACCCTACGAAAGAGAAGCACTTTCATTGTTTACTGTGTGGGAAGTCCTTCTATACCGAGAGCAACCTCCACCAGCACTTGGCTAGTGCTGGTCATCTGAGGAACGAGCAGGCCAGTGTGGAGGAGCTTCCGGAGGGAGGGGCCACCTTCAAATGTGTCAAGTGCACGGAGCCCTTTGACTCAGAGCAGAATTTATTTCTCCATATTAAAGGGCAGCACGAAGAGCTGCTGCGGGAGGTGAATAAGTACATAGTGGAAGACACTGAGCAGATCAACCGcgagagagaagaaaaccaggGGAACGTCTGCAAGTATTGTGGGAAGATGTGTCGAAGTAGCAATTCGATGGCATTCCTGGCGCACATTCGCACTCACACAG GATCAAAACCATTCAAGTGCAAGATATGCCACTTCGCAACGGCTCAGCTTGGCGATGCCAGAAACCATGTCAAAAGGCACCTTGGGATGAGGGAATACAAGTGTCATGTCTGTGG